The Candidatus Nanosynbacter featherlites DNA window CTGCCGCCCGCCCGGAGGCTGGTGGTGTTATTGGCGATGTCGCTAATAATATGATGATGACCCTGGCGGAAAAGCCAATCGTCGCTCTGATATATATCGTCCTCATCCTTATCACCGCGTTGTTCATCACGCTCATGACCCCAGTTGAGCTGTTCGGTAAGATATGGGAAATGATGCGGCGTGATTCTTCGGAGGATGATGAGAATAAGGCAATTATGCGGCAGGCCGCCAAAGCGGAAAAAGCTGAGCCACGAAAGGTTAGCGAGATTAATTTGAACGCTGGCGTGCCGACGGTAGATACAGAAGAACCAGCTAAAGCCAAAAAATCGTCGCCGTTAAGTAGTTTGCGGGGTAGCGTAAAGCAGGACAAATCTGCCGAAGAACAGGCAGCATTGGTTTCGGTGCATGATCCAAATTGGCAATCACCAAGCTTGGATCTACTAGAGAAGAAGCAAAGCCCAGCTGATGCTGGCGATATTCGGCAAAACGCGCAGATCATTCACGACACCTTGGCGGAATTTAACATTGATGTAGAGATGGAAGACGCCAATATTGGGCCGAAGGTGACGCAATATACTTTGCGGCCGCCGAGTGGTGTAAAATTGACGCGCATCACAGCACTGGAGACGAATATTGCTTTGAATTTGGCGGCGCAGAGTTTGCGGATTGAGGCGCCGATTCCTGGGCAAAAAGCCGTTGGTATTGAGGTGCCAAACCGACGAGCGGCTGATGTGCGACTATATGGTGTGTTGGATTCGAAACAATGGAAGCACGCCCATGAACCGTTGAGCTTTGCTATCGGTAAGGATATCTCGGGTGAAGCAGTGGTTGGTGAGCTGAATAAGATGCCGCACATGTTGATCGCTGGTCAGACCGGTTCTGGTAAGTCGGTGATGATTAACACCTTATTGACTAGTTTGTTGTACCGCAATAGCCCAAGCGATATGAAATTGATCTTGGTTGACCCAAAGCAGGTGGAAATGGCACCGTACGAAGATATCCCACATCTGCTGACGCCAGTGATTACTGAGCCAGAAAAGACTATCTCGGCCTTGAAGTGGGCGGTCAATGAGATGGAGCGGCGGTATAAGTTGTTGGCGGCGGAGAAAATTCGTGATATTAAGAGCTATAACAAAAAAATCAAGACTGCTGGCACGAAAATCCCGGTTGCTGATGAGAACGGAAATGTTCAGCAACATGAAGACGGGGCGATGCCATACATTGTCATCGTCATTGATGAGTTAGCTGATTTGATGATGGTGGCGGCGCGTGACGTCGAGGCGCTGATCGTTCGCTTGGCGCAGAAAGCTCGAGCGGTGGGTATTCACCTGGTCTTGGCAACGCAGCGGCCGAGTGTTGACGTGATCACTGGTTTGATCAAGGCGAATGTGCCAGCACGAATTGGCTTTACCGTAGCTTCTCAGGTTGACTCACGAACTATTCTGGACCAGATTGGTGCTGAGAAACTGCTTGGTCAGGGTGATATGTTGCTGTACACACCAAGCATGAGCAAGCCAAAGCGTATTCAGGGTGCATGGGTGACTGATGACGAAGTCAATAAGATAACGGACTATCTCAGGATGCAGTCAGCACCGCAGTACAATGATGAAGTGGTTGCGCAGCCTGTTCAGCTCAATGGTAAGGGTGGCGTAATGGTGAACTTGGAAGGCAATGACGGTGACGCGATGTTTAAGGATGCTGTTCGCTTGGTCATTGAGAGTCGTCGAGCCTCCACTAGTTTATTACAGATGCGGTTGAAGATAGGGTATGGTCGAGCTGCTCGTATCATGGCCGAGATGGAAGACCAGGGGATTATCGGTCCGGCTAATGGATCGAAGCCACGAGAGGTGTTGGTATCAAGCCTTGATGAACTTGGTGATAGCTAATTTGAAATGATCTAGTTATCGTGCTGTTTGGTATTCTCCAAGTAGCGTGACTTTGTGACCGGTTGCGGTGATTTTGTTGATGGCGCGACGTAATGACGGACCGGCAGCATCAACGGTTATGAAGAATTTGTAGTTCCACGGTTGACCAACGATGGGCTGGGATTGGAGGCTGGCAAGGTTGATGGACTGATTGGCGAACGTACGGAGTATCTCGAGGAGACTGCCTGGTTGATGGGCGGTGGTCACCACAAGCGTTGCTCGATTGGCATCAGCCACTGTCGTTGTCTGGTCGAGAACGAGGAAACGAGTGATGTTGTCCTGGGCATCTTGGATGTGCCGCTTGAGAATTGGCATATTGTGTAGCTGAGCGGCGGCCTCACCAGCGATGGCTGCTAGGTGTGGTGAACCGTGTTGCTTGATGAACTCAACAGCGCCAGCGGTATCAAAATATTCAATTTGCGCAGCGTGTGGTAGGCATTCTTGGAGAAAATGCTGGCATTGTGACAAGGCAACAGGATGTGAATAGACAGAAGTGATGTCTTCAAGCTTTGTGCCTGGATTGGTAATAAGGGTTTGTTGAATGGTAAGTGTCACTTCACCAACGATAGGAGCGCTGCAGGATTCGATGTGACGGTAGGTTTCGTTGATGGTGCCGTAAATGGTATTTTCTACTGCCACGACAATAGCGTCGGCTTGGCCGCGGGCATAGGTTTGAAAAACATCGCCAAAGGTCACGCACGGAACGATGGTAGCCTCGGGCCCGTACCATTGTTTTGCTGCTTGTTCGTGAAATGATCCAGCTTGTCCTTGAATAGCGATACGCATGAATTCTATTGTAGCACGGCCCGACAGGGCACATCACTGGACTTTTACATCAGATTACCGTATAATACGAGGGAATAATAACCTAAGGTTATGTGAGATAGCATAACCATCCGTGAAGGATTCCGAAGGAGGAAACATGAACGAATACGAACTGACCGTTCTTATTCATCCAGATTTGGAAGCAAATTTGGACGCGGCGCTGGACAAGGTTCGAGCGTTGATCAAAGACAATGGTGGTGAAATCACCAAAGAAGACAACTGGGGTAAGAAAAAACTGGCTTACCAAATTCGCCGCGAAGATTTCGCAGTGTATGTGTACTTTGAGGCAACATTGCCATCAGACGCACCGCGCAAGATTTCAAGCACATTGAACATTACTGACGAAGTATTGCGCTACTTGTTGGTAAAGACTGATGAAAAGACCCGTCAGGCATTGGCAGAGCAGCGCGAGCGATCTGAGAAGATGGCTGCTGAAGCTACTGAAGCTGACGCATAATTATCGCAAACGATATCGATAATAAACCTATGACAAGGAGGGTAACACTATGGCACGAAGTATCAATCAAGTCATCTTGATGGGAAGATTGACCCGTGATCCTGAGCAGCGCACAACAACGTCAGGTAGGACGGTGGTGAGCTTTTCTATCGCGGTGGATCGCCAAACACAAGATGATCAAGCTGATTTCTTTGATGTCACTGCATGGGAAAAGCTCGGTGAGTTGGTTATGCAGTACCTATCAAAAGGCCGACGCGTATTGGTACAAGGACGCCTTCGCCAAGACAGCTGGGAAGACAAGGAAACTGGCAAGCGACGTTCACGAATTGAAGTGGTTGCTTCTGATGTGACCTTCCTGGATGGGCCAAGTGGTGATACTGCCAGCTCAACGGCAAATATATCAACGAAAGAAGAAGTAGTGACGGAAATTGACGATAAACCAATTGACTTATCAGAAATTCCGTTCTAACAAGGAGTAGAAATGGCTAAACGACAAAAAAAGGATACACCAAGTGTATTTGACTACCGAGATGTAAAGACGTTGCAACGATACACCAACGTGTATGGTCAAATTGAATCAATCGCAAAAACTGGCTTGACTGAAAAACAACAGCGAAGCCTGGCAGTCGCCATCAAACGCGCTCGCCACTTGGCATTGTTGCCATTCGTGACACACGGCTAATTTGGAACATTTTTCGGCGCACCAAAGTATGTGGTGGCGCGCCGGCCAACAGTTCTAAAGATGAAATAAAGGAGCAAGGATGTACCAGCCAACAGATTTAAAAAAAGGAACGATTTGCCAAATAGACGGTAAGCCATATCGCGTGGTTGAATATGGACAGAAGGTGATGGGCCGCGGCGGATCGATTGTTAATGTGAAGTTGAAAAACTTGATTGACGGCAGTGTTATCCCGAAAACCTTCAAGGGGCAAGAGAAGATTGAGTCAGCCGAGGTGACCAATAAAACTGTTCAATATTTGTACCGTGATGGTGAAACATTTTACTTTATGGATCCTGAAAGCTTTGAACAATTTGAATTGGGTGCAGCAATCGTCGACTCAGCAGCTGACTTTTTGAAGGAGGGTGATTCATTGAGTCTGCAGTTCTTTGATGGACGAGTCATCAACGTAGAGTTACCAAAAAACCTCTACCTAGAAGTGACATATACTGAAGATGTCGTGAAGGGTGATACGACATCGAGCGTATTGAAAGATGCGACACTGGAAACTGGCTTAGTCATCAAGGTGCCAGCATTTATTAAACAAGGGGATATTGTTAATGTCGATACAACGACTGGTGAGTATAGGGAAAGAAAAAAGTAGAGAACTGAGGAAATACCTCACGCTACAGTTGAAGATTATACGTCTTCGAATGCGTCGTTTTTGTAAAAGATGTCATCAAGACTCATCGTTGAGATGGGTCTTTTATGGTGGTGCCAGTTTTTGTTTAATCTGTCTGTTGTCTGTGGTTATTCAGATGAGCTTTCCTGGGGATCGCTTGACTAGTAGGGCGTATATGATGGGACGGAGTGTTAGCTGGTGGACACGCAATGATATTGAACGGTTGGCGAAGGACAGTGCTCCACAGACACAGCTGCAATTTGTGACAAGAAATGGCAAGCAGGAAGCTTCTGTAGGCAATTTTGGTGGCACAGTGTGTGGTCGTTGTGTGGCTGATAAAGCGTTGGATTATCCGTGGTGGCAGCGTTTGGTGCCGTTTAGTTTGTGGTGGCGTTCGGTTGAGGTTACTAATGCCGAGGTAAAATTTGATGAAAGTGCACTGGAAGCAAAGATGGCTGAATATGGTGATAGCTTAACATTGCCGCCCGAAAATGCACGAGTAGAGATTCAGAATGACAAGGTGGTGGTTGTAGCAGAGAAAGTTGGTCGTGAACTGCAAAGTGTTGAGGCGCGTCAGGCGATAGCTTCGACCCAGTATTCTTTGGGTGACAAGACCGAGGTGCAGATGAAGGGTAAACGTCTGTCTGCCAAGGTGACGGAAAAACAGCTGCAAGAGTTACGCTCTCGTGTTGAAAAGATTTTGCAGCGAAATATCGCCGTGGAATTTGAAGGTAAGGCAGTCAAAGTTGACAAATCAACCATCGCAAAACTTTTGTCTTTCATCGAAGATGGACATAATATCCCTAAAATAGCGCTCAATCAGGCGAAACTAACGGAGTTTTTGGAACATTCATTTGGCAAAGTAGTCAATAAACCAGCTGGTAAAACCGTTATTTATATGCATGACGGCACAGAGACGAAACGTGAGAATGGGGCGCCAGGTCGGGGCATTGATGTCGCGCAAATGACGGCAAAAGTACAAGAGGTGCTGCTTAGTACAGAGGAAAAAGATAGTAAAATTGCCTTGCTGGCTAAACAGTTGCCTCCGCAGCCGGTATATAAAGAGACGTTTTCTCATTCGGCACTGGGGCTGCAGGCTTATGTTAACTCAGTGGCGCGTGATCATGATATTCGCCTGACAGTTAGCCAAGTGTCTGGCGAAAACTGGAGTGCTCAGGTGCGCGGCAGCGAGTCCAGTGTGTCGGCCAGCACGTACAAATTATATATAGCTATGGTTTTGATGGATAAAATTGATAATAATCAGTTGACTATGAATGATAAAATCGGCGGGGTATCTGTGCAAGAATGTATAACGCAGATGATTGTAAACTCAGATAATGCGTGTCCAGAAGCGATTATTGCTCGCTATAAGGCCAGTGACATAACTGCGTATTTGCGTGAGGGCAAAGGGTTTAAGGATACGTCACTCAGGGGATCGTATGTGATGACGTCGACTAATGATTTGGCGAAGATTTTGAAGGGAATTGATGACGGCACTTTAGTCAGAGGTAGCCACCGCGACTTCTTGTTGGGCTTGATGCAGCGACAGGTGTATCGTCAGGGTATACCGGCTGGCAGTGGCGGCATAGTGCAGGACAAGGTTGGTTTTTTGGAAGGCTACCTGAATGATGCGGCTATCGTGACTCATCCAAAGGGTAAATATGTCATGTCAATCATCACTAAGGGTCAGTCATGGGGCAAAATAGCCGAGATAACTCGTAAACTTGAGGATATCATGTATGGCGGCTAAGGGGCGGCTTGATAAAGAACTGGTTGCTCGAGGGCTGGTTGCTAGCAGGTCGCAGGCCGAAAACTATATTCGCCTCGGTGATGTTGTGGTTGATGGAAAGGTGGTACAAAAGCCAGGTTATATGGTGGGTGATCAGGCGTTGATTACGTTGTCGCCACGTGAGCGATACGTCAGTCGTGCGGGATTAAAACTAGCGAGTGTCGCTTCAGCTTTGGGTATCACATTTACCGACCGTGTTGTGCTGGATGTTGGCAGTAGCACTGGCGGGTTTACTGATTATGCGCTGAAACATGGCGCCAAAAAAGTATATGCGGTTGATGTTGGAACGGATCAATTACATCCAGATCTGCGGCGTGACTCAAGGATAGAGTTGCACGAAAAAACTGATATTCGGGATTTTGTGCCAGACGAAGCGCCAGATATTGTGCTAATCGACGTATCATTCATCAGTTTACGGCAAATTTTACCGAATCTTGCGAGCACTTGTAAGGATACGACGCTGATTGTGGCCATGGTTAAGCCACAGTTTGAAGCCGCGCGTCAGCAACTGGGTAACAGTGGTGTCATCAAAAATGATACAATTCGGCGGCAGATTTTGCGTGAGTTTGAGGCGTGGTCGGCAAAATTGTTCGTGACGGTGGACAAAGCTGATAGCGCCGTGGCTGGAGCTCGCGGCAATCGTGAGCGATTTTATGCACTAAAAGTAGCCAAACCAACTACACGTTAAATCTAAACTCAACGACATCATCAGGTTGCATGACGTAGGTTTTACCCTCAGTTCGTATTTTGCCAGCAGCGCGGGCGGCAGCTTCAGAACCAGCACTGACGAGGTCGTGATAGTCGACCACTTGAGCAGCAATGAAGCCTTTTTCAAAGTCGGTGTGAATAACGCCAGCAGCCTGTGGTGCCGTCCATCCTTTGTGGATAGTCCAGGCACGAACCTCTTTAGGTCCAGCAGTTAAGTAACTTTGAAGGCCGAGGGTATCATACGCGGCATGAATCAATTGCATGAGTCCGGTTTCCGTGACGCCGTAACTTTCCAACAGCTCGGCAGCTTCTGCGGGTGATAGTCCCTTCAGCTCTTCTTCCAGTTTGGCACTCAAAAACAAAGCTTTAGCAGGCGCCACCAAGGAAGTCAGCTCTGATTGCAGCGTAGCATCGGTTAGTCCCGCCTCGTCAACATTGAATGCATAAATAACTGGTTTGGCAGTCAGTAGGTGGAGATCTTGAATCAATTCTGTGTTCAAGTCGGCTATTGAAGATAGCGGTACACCAGACTGCAGTTGTTCTAGTAGTGTTTGTAGATAGGCGACTTCTTCGCGAGTTGCTGGACGGGCTTTGGCCTCTTTCTGTAACCGTGGCAATCGATTTTCTATGGTTTGAATATCTGCTAAGATTAGCTCAGTGTTGATGATGTCAATGTCAGCTTTGGGGTTGACTGGTGCTTCATCATGGCGCAAAATGGCGTTATTTTCAAAAGCACGAACCACATGCACAATTGCGTCACATTGCCGGATGTTTGCTAAAAACTTATTGCCCAAACCCTCACCTTTAGAGGCGCCTGCTACTAACCCGGCGATATCCACAAATGTCACCGTGGCTGGCAGAATTTTCTCTGAGCCGTATAATTTTGCTAAAACCTCCAGCCGTTCGTCTGGCACCGGAACAATTCCCGTGTTCGGCTCAATCGTCGCAAAAGGGTAGTTTGCCGCTAAAATATCGTTGTTTGTTAATGCATTAAAAGTGGTTGACTTGCCAACATTGGGGAGCCCCACGATACCAATAGATAAACTCATGAGCTTATTATACCATCACTGATGGTTGCAAGGATAGCGTAGCTGTATTAGAATAAGCAGTATGAAGAAAATGATTATATGGGGTATTATATCAGTAGTGGTCGTGGTGGCTATTATCGTCGCCGGCGTAAAGAGCGGGTTTCTCTACCTGGGTTTTAAACAACCGCAGCAAATAGTAAAGACACCGTATGTGATATGTGGCAAAGATATGATTGACCGGTATAATAAAATTCGTCAAGACACCGACTTGTCAGTTGATGAAGCAGCCAAGAAAAAACATGGCGAAGAGATGAAACAGTTTGCCGATGATGTGAAGGCAAAAAAGGATTATGACAAGGATCCAACCTGTGCGTTCATGGCCTTGGCGTATCCGTTCTACTATACCCGAGATGCAGCTGCGGCAAAAAGTGGCTATGAAGCCCTTGAAAAAGCAGTGAACAATTCTGGCGTATATGTAGACCATCGAGTTAATGACATTATTACCCTTGATGCCATAAAGAATATTGTGGGCTCACATGATAAGCAGGGTGATCAGAGGCGGGGAGACTAAATGAATCGGCGGTGGGCATTCGCTTCGTTGATTCTGGTCGGCGCCATGGCTTCGGCGTTGTGTTTCACAAACGATGCTTATGCGGCACGTGCGCCACGTAACAAATCAGAGATAGATGCCTGGAACAAATACTTAGAAAATAAAGTTTGTGGCCAGGGAGCCTTATGGTTTAATGATAAAAATGGCAATTATGGCCCCTCGAACGGCTGGGAGCAGGGCTATTATTCAACTGGCGTGCAGGCTGTTGCTCATAATCAAGAATACATCACCATATACCTCCATGGATCGGCGGTGATGGGCGGTGAATGTACAGGATTACCATTTTATGCTACACAGATTCAATCACTATCATCAAGGATGACAATTCATGGTACTAACCTCCTCCGTGGACGTGGTGATGCGAGTGGCTGGACATCAATTGGAGATTCATTGCCAGCAACATTGGACATTAGGAATGTTGCTACGCCTGGTGATCCAAATGGCCAGGTGCTATATTTAACTTTTTGGCGTTGTGGTGATTTTAGAGAGAATACTTCAATTGGTCGATGTCGAGCAGAAACGTTACCAGTCAGGATAATCCGCCAGGCTAGCCCATGGCGCGCAGAGGGAGAGAGTTATATTCGTCGTGAAACAGCAGGGAATAACAATGTTGATCGGGATTGGCAGAAAGCAACGTTATTTGCTAAACCAGGTGAGACTATTGGTTTTACTCACCGACTGGCTATGCGTGACGCAAATGCTAATCAACAAATTCGCCATACCATTAGGGGGCATAATTTGCCGCGAAGTCCGCACATTAGTGCTTCGGAAGATGCCAGCGTGATTGACTTTGGCTGGTCCAGCCCGCCGTTACGAAGAGATACCTTCATTCAACACTATGGTCCATACTCTGGCGCAAAGAACCCTTGGAATGTTATGAGATATACCATTAAAGCAAGTGACGCGGGAAAAAATATTTGTCAACGAATTGAATGGGCGCCAGCTAGTTATACCGGTGGTGTTGCTGGCTCAAACTATGCGTGTGCTGTTGTGCCATATGAATACACTTTGAAGCCATCAATTGATGTGGCTTCAACAACAATTATGCTAGGACAAAAGAAGGTCTCTGGAGTACAGGGATCGATATACAATAGCGGACCGACACGCTCTAAGCCAACTCGTAGTGCGGTAGTGCGGTTTGTGGCAAAGGCAGGTAACACCATTGCTGAATCTGGTGATAATGTAAAGATGTCTATTGAGAATCCATGTGAATTAGCAGCTCACATTGCCGCAAAACATGGCGTGACAATTTCTGGTGCTTGTAAAGACCTTTACAAAGATGGCTCGGATCGAGACTTTCCAGTCAATCAAACCATGATTCATTCGTCTGACGATGATATCAATGGATTGCCGGTCCAGTCGGGCGATAGGGTTTGTTATGCAACGGTAGTTGCTGCTTATAAACAAGAGGTTGGTAAAGAAACGTCATCATACGCTGTGAAGTGTGTGGTTGTCAGTAAAAAACCAAAAGTTCAGTTCTGGGGTGGCGATGTCAGGGCTGGTGTGTCATTTGGCGGGACGGCAAGTAAGGGGTTGGTGCAAACCAGCATGACTATTTTGGACGATAAACGGTACGGATCGTGGGCAGAGTATGGCATTTTGTCGCCACAAAATATCATTTCTGCTTCAGGTGCTGGATTGTCCGATGGCGGCCCAGCTGGGGGCTTAGCTCGTGAATATAATACCTTGACATTCCGTAACACTAAAACACCATATGGGCAGTTTGGTCGCCTCACAGGATACAATTACCCGGCTATCAAAGGAACGGACAGTGGCTCTATAAAGATCGGTGACGGGCAGTTATCTGGTAATGCAGAATACCGTGCAGCGCAAGTAGAGATTACTGGCGGCACCGTGAAGACCGGTGTATACATCACGGTATATGGGCGAACGGTGCGAATTACCGGTGATATTACCTATGCAAATGGCCCGCTATCAAGCGTTGGAGCTATTCCACAACTCATCATTCGAGCAGACCATATCATCATAGAGCCAAATGTGCAGCGTGTCGATGCCTGGTTGCTGGCCAACAAGACTGTCAGTACCTGTGCTGAAGCCAAGAATGGCAAGGGTTGGCCAGAATCAGATCTGTTAGCAAGTGGGGCTTGCGATAAGCAACAGCTTCGTGTTAACGGACCAATTGTAACCGGGTCGCTCTATCTGCGGCGCACACATGGTTCTGATCAGACTGATTTTGGTAAACCGGCAGAGATTTTGAACTTGCGACCAGACGCGTATTTAGCAAATTATGGCCGTTCACGTGATTCGGGTGCCATTCAGACCATGTATTCCCGTGAACTGCCGCCACGTTTTTAACGTTTTGTTTTACAAATACAAAAAGCTTATGTATAATGAAAGGTGATATGAA harbors:
- a CDS encoding prephenate dehydratase, which gives rise to MRIAIQGQAGSFHEQAAKQWYGPEATIVPCVTFGDVFQTYARGQADAIVVAVENTIYGTINETYRHIESCSAPIVGEVTLTIQQTLITNPGTKLEDITSVYSHPVALSQCQHFLQECLPHAAQIEYFDTAGAVEFIKQHGSPHLAAIAGEAAAQLHNMPILKRHIQDAQDNITRFLVLDQTTTVADANRATLVVTTAHQPGSLLEILRTFANQSINLASLQSQPIVGQPWNYKFFITVDAAGPSLRRAINKITATGHKVTLLGEYQTAR
- the efp gene encoding elongation factor P, whose protein sequence is MYQPTDLKKGTICQIDGKPYRVVEYGQKVMGRGGSIVNVKLKNLIDGSVIPKTFKGQEKIESAEVTNKTVQYLYRDGETFYFMDPESFEQFELGAAIVDSAADFLKEGDSLSLQFFDGRVINVELPKNLYLEVTYTEDVVKGDTTSSVLKDATLETGLVIKVPAFIKQGDIVNVDTTTGEYRERKK
- the rpsF gene encoding 30S ribosomal protein S6 produces the protein MNEYELTVLIHPDLEANLDAALDKVRALIKDNGGEITKEDNWGKKKLAYQIRREDFAVYVYFEATLPSDAPRKISSTLNITDEVLRYLLVKTDEKTRQALAEQRERSEKMAAEATEADA
- a CDS encoding single-stranded DNA-binding protein, whose amino-acid sequence is MARSINQVILMGRLTRDPEQRTTTSGRTVVSFSIAVDRQTQDDQADFFDVTAWEKLGELVMQYLSKGRRVLVQGRLRQDSWEDKETGKRRSRIEVVASDVTFLDGPSGDTASSTANISTKEEVVTEIDDKPIDLSEIPF
- a CDS encoding serine hydrolase, with the translated sequence MMGRSVSWWTRNDIERLAKDSAPQTQLQFVTRNGKQEASVGNFGGTVCGRCVADKALDYPWWQRLVPFSLWWRSVEVTNAEVKFDESALEAKMAEYGDSLTLPPENARVEIQNDKVVVVAEKVGRELQSVEARQAIASTQYSLGDKTEVQMKGKRLSAKVTEKQLQELRSRVEKILQRNIAVEFEGKAVKVDKSTIAKLLSFIEDGHNIPKIALNQAKLTEFLEHSFGKVVNKPAGKTVIYMHDGTETKRENGAPGRGIDVAQMTAKVQEVLLSTEEKDSKIALLAKQLPPQPVYKETFSHSALGLQAYVNSVARDHDIRLTVSQVSGENWSAQVRGSESSVSASTYKLYIAMVLMDKIDNNQLTMNDKIGGVSVQECITQMIVNSDNACPEAIIARYKASDITAYLREGKGFKDTSLRGSYVMTSTNDLAKILKGIDDGTLVRGSHRDFLLGLMQRQVYRQGIPAGSGGIVQDKVGFLEGYLNDAAIVTHPKGKYVMSIITKGQSWGKIAEITRKLEDIMYGG
- a CDS encoding FtsK/SpoIIIE family DNA translocase — protein: MPKKRKTTKKKSVATAPKHDVPSGFWSQVGAVLMIVLSLLLVVAWFDVGGPVLEWTNHAALKVVGYAMYALPVLLVYIAVETFRAENNRLPIAMKIAAVLEVVWLSGLFGLLKTAARPEAGGVIGDVANNMMMTLAEKPIVALIYIVLILITALFITLMTPVELFGKIWEMMRRDSSEDDENKAIMRQAAKAEKAEPRKVSEINLNAGVPTVDTEEPAKAKKSSPLSSLRGSVKQDKSAEEQAALVSVHDPNWQSPSLDLLEKKQSPADAGDIRQNAQIIHDTLAEFNIDVEMEDANIGPKVTQYTLRPPSGVKLTRITALETNIALNLAAQSLRIEAPIPGQKAVGIEVPNRRAADVRLYGVLDSKQWKHAHEPLSFAIGKDISGEAVVGELNKMPHMLIAGQTGSGKSVMINTLLTSLLYRNSPSDMKLILVDPKQVEMAPYEDIPHLLTPVITEPEKTISALKWAVNEMERRYKLLAAEKIRDIKSYNKKIKTAGTKIPVADENGNVQQHEDGAMPYIVIVIDELADLMMVAARDVEALIVRLAQKARAVGIHLVLATQRPSVDVITGLIKANVPARIGFTVASQVDSRTILDQIGAEKLLGQGDMLLYTPSMSKPKRIQGAWVTDDEVNKITDYLRMQSAPQYNDEVVAQPVQLNGKGGVMVNLEGNDGDAMFKDAVRLVIESRRASTSLLQMRLKIGYGRAARIMAEMEDQGIIGPANGSKPREVLVSSLDELGDS
- a CDS encoding TlyA family RNA methyltransferase, which gives rise to MAAKGRLDKELVARGLVASRSQAENYIRLGDVVVDGKVVQKPGYMVGDQALITLSPRERYVSRAGLKLASVASALGITFTDRVVLDVGSSTGGFTDYALKHGAKKVYAVDVGTDQLHPDLRRDSRIELHEKTDIRDFVPDEAPDIVLIDVSFISLRQILPNLASTCKDTTLIVAMVKPQFEAARQQLGNSGVIKNDTIRRQILREFEAWSAKLFVTVDKADSAVAGARGNRERFYALKVAKPTTR
- the rpsR gene encoding 30S ribosomal protein S18, encoding MAKRQKKDTPSVFDYRDVKTLQRYTNVYGQIESIAKTGLTEKQQRSLAVAIKRARHLALLPFVTHG
- the ychF gene encoding redox-regulated ATPase YchF — translated: MSLSIGIVGLPNVGKSTTFNALTNNDILAANYPFATIEPNTGIVPVPDERLEVLAKLYGSEKILPATVTFVDIAGLVAGASKGEGLGNKFLANIRQCDAIVHVVRAFENNAILRHDEAPVNPKADIDIINTELILADIQTIENRLPRLQKEAKARPATREEVAYLQTLLEQLQSGVPLSSIADLNTELIQDLHLLTAKPVIYAFNVDEAGLTDATLQSELTSLVAPAKALFLSAKLEEELKGLSPAEAAELLESYGVTETGLMQLIHAAYDTLGLQSYLTAGPKEVRAWTIHKGWTAPQAAGVIHTDFEKGFIAAQVVDYHDLVSAGSEAAARAAGKIRTEGKTYVMQPDDVVEFRFNV